A window of Kineococcus sp. NBC_00420 genomic DNA:
GAGGGCGTGCAGGTCGACCGAACTCCGGCCGTCGACGAGGAGTTCGGCCACGGCCCGCGCGACCCCGGCGGAGTGCGTGACCCAGACGGCCTCGGCGACGAAGAACCCCGCGACCTCGCGGGACTCCCCGACCAGCGAGCCGCCGTCGGGGGTGAAGGAGAAGATCCCGTTGAACCCCTCCTCGACCTTGGTCCGGGCCAGCGCGGGGAGCAGCGTCAGGGTGTCCTCCCAGGAGGGCGCGAAGTCCTCCTCGGTGAACGGCTGCATCGACGGCATGGACGTGGCGGTGACCTCGCCGTCCTCGTCGAGGTCGGTGAGCGAGACGGGCATCGGCCGGTGCGCGTAGGAGCCGATGCCGACGCGGTCGCCGTGCTCGCGGTAGTAGAGGTCCCTGTCCTGGTGGCGCAGGATGGGCAACCCGGCCTCCTGCAGCTCGGAGTTGCGCCCGACGAGTTCCTCGACCTGACCGGTCCTGGCGTACTGGTGGGCCAGCGGCAGCAGCGGGACGCGCATCCCGACCATCGCGCCGATCGCCGGTCCCCAGAACCCGGCGGCGGACACGACGACGTCGGCGGGGACCAGGCCGTCGGTGGTGGTGACGCCGGTGACCCGGCCACCGGACTGCTCGACGCCGAGGACGCGCACTCCTCCGCGGAACTCCACGCCGGCCGCCGACGCCCGCCGGATCAGCGCCGTCACCGCCCGCGGAGCCTTGGCCAGACCGTCGGTCGGCACGTACAACCCGCCGAGGACCTGTTCGCGGTCGAGCAGCGGGTGCTTCGCGACGCACTCGGCGGGAGAGAGGACCTCCGCCCCCACGCCGCTGCCCTGCAACCACCCGAGCCGGCGCTCGATCTCGGCGAGGCGTTCCGGCGTCGTGGCGACCTCGAGACCGCCGACGGGGTTGAAGCACCAGGCGCCGTCGACGTCGAGGCCGGAGAACTTGTCCCGGGTGTAGCGGGCGAGTTCGGTCATGGTGCGCGAGGCGTTCGCCTGGAACACCAGGCCCGGCGCGTGCGAGGTGGAACCCCCGGTCAGCGGGAGCGGTCCCTGGTCGAGGACCGTGACGTCGGTCCAGCCGCGCAGGGCGAGTTCGTCGGCGAGGTTGGCGCCGACGATGCCGGCGCCGATGATCACCACTCGGGGATCGGTCACGGTCAGCTCCTGAACTCGAGGGTGGCGTCGACCAGCCAGTCGGCGAGGTACCCCGCGAACGACGACCGGACGAGGAGGGTGAACGCGTCGCCGGTGCTGCCCAGCGAGAGCAGGACCACGCCGGCCTGACCCAGCGTCGTCTGGGCGCAGGCGTTCGGGGCGAAGCTGCGGGGGTGGACGTCGATCGAGCAGCCCTTGGCCAGCACCGCCCGGGCGTGCGGACCGGCGAGCCGCAGACCGACCCGCTGGGCGGAGACGTCGACGGCCGTCCCCCCGAACGGGGTCACCGCGGTGCGCAGGGTCGTCTCCAGGTCGAGGCCGCCGCGGGCGGACACCGCGGGTTCCGTGACCAGCCACTCGTCGGGGCCGAGCCACACGGCGCGTCCCCTCTCGGTGCACGTCCAGGTGTTGTTCTTCACCGGGAGGTCCGCGCCGAGGATCCCGGCGACGACAGCGGCCCCGGGCCCCGGCGGGACCCGCAGCGACACCCCCGTCTGGAACTCCTCGACGGTGACGAGACCGCCGGTGCGTTCCGTCAGGTCGGCGCGGGCGGACAGGGCGTGGCTGCGCGGGAGGGTCTCAACCGTCACGACGGGCTCCTTCGGGGTCGACGAGGACGGCGGAGGTGACTTCGACGGTCACCAGCGAACCGTTCACCGGGACGCTGAGGCGTTCACCGGTCCGCGCGTGCCCGCCCTTGACCAGGGCCAGCGCGAACGGCCGGCCGAGGAACGCGCTGCGGTAGCTGGACGTCACGTGCCCGAGCATCGGGACCGGCGGTGCGGGCAGTTCCCCGAGCACACCACCGGGGACGAGCTCGACGATCTGGGAACCCTCCGGCAGCACCGTCTCGGCGTCCTCGGGCAGCAGACCCACCAGCTGCTTGCGCAGCGGGTCCAGGTTCTCCGCCCGGCTGAAGGACCGCTTGCCGAGGAAATCGACCTTCTTCTTCGACACGGCCCACCCGAGGCCGAGGTCGTGCGGGGTCACCGTGCCGTCGGTGTCCTGACCGATGATGGGGTACCCCTTCTCGGCCCGCAGGACGTGCATCGTCTCGGTGCCGTAGGGGGTGATGCCGAACTCCCGGCCGGCCGCGACGAGACGTTCCCAGACCGGGGCCGCGTACCAGCCCGCGACGTTGACCTCCCAGGCCAGTTCCCCCGAGAAGCTGATGCGCGAGAGCCGGACCGGGACACCCTCGAACTCGACGTCGATCCAGGTCATGAACCCGAAGGCCTCGGCGGAGGCGTCGATCCCGAACACGGCGGCGATCACGTCGCGCGAGCGCGGTCCGACGACGGGGAAGGTCGAGAACTGTTCCGTCACTGAGGTGAGGTGCACCCGCAGGTGCGGCCACTCGGTCTGCAGCCACTCCTCCATCCAGTCCAGGACCTTCGCGGCCCCGCCCGTGGTCGTGTAGACGAGGAAGCGGTCGTCGGCCAGCCGCAGGACGGTGCCGTCGTCGAGGACCATGCCGTCGGGGCCGCACATGACGCCGTAGCGGGCGCGGCCGACCTTCAGCGAGCTCATGAGGTTGGTGTAGAGCAGGTCCAGGAACTCGCCCGCGTCGGCACCCGAGACGTCGATCTTGCCGAGCGTGGAACCGTCGAGGATGCCCACCGAGGTCCGGACGGCGGCGCACTCGCGCAGGACGGCCGTCTCCACGTCCTCCCCCGGGCGGGGGTAGTAGCGCGGTCGCTTCCACTGCCCGACGTCCTCGAACACCGCACCGGCGGCGACGTGCCACGCGTGGACGGCGCCGGTGCGTTCGGGGTCGAACAACCGGCCGCGTTCCCGTCCGGCCAGGGTCGCGAAGCCGACCGGCGTGTAGGGCGGGCGGAACGTCGTGGTGCCGACGGCGTCCGGACCGGCTCCCAGTAGTTCCGAGAGGATGCCGGAGGTGAGGATTCCCGAGGTCTTTCCCTGGTCGTGCGCGGTACCGATCGTGGTGTAGCGCTTCACGTGCTCGGGCGAGCGCATCCCGGCGCCGACGGCCCGGTGGACGTCGGCGACGGTGGCGTCGCGCTGCACGTCGACGAACTGCCGCTCGGGCGGACCCTCGACCCGCCAGAGCAGCGCCGGGTCGGCCGGGAGGGGTTCGGGGGCGACCTCGGGCAACGCCGGCGGGGACGCCAGGTCGAGACCGAGGTTCGTCAGCACGGTCACCGCGGCGTCCCGACCCCGGGCCAGGGTTCCGGCGAGGTCGAGGGTGCCGTTCGCGGCCCCGGCGACGGTCATGCCGCGGACCTCGTCGGCGGGCAGGAACGCCCCCAGCACGGGGTCGAAGTGCAACCGGCCGCGGGCCTGGCTGAAGAGGTGGACCGCGGGGTTCCAGCCGCCGCTGACCAGCAGCAGGTCGCAGGCGAGTTCCCGCTCGCCCGCCGCACCCGAGACCGACGCCCCGGTGACGCGCTGCACCCCGGTGGTCCCGTGCACGACGGAGTCCGGGAGGACCTCGACCCCGAGCGCCGCGGCGGTGCGGAGCAGGTGCTCGGACACCGTCGCCCGCACGTCGACGACGGTCGCGGGAACCCCGGCGGCGGCGAGGTCGAACGCGGCGGCGTAGGCGCTGTCGTTGGTGGTGAACACGACGCCCCGGCTCCCGGCGAGGACGCCGTAGCGGTGCAGGTAGGTCCGGGCGGACCCGGCGAGCATCGTGCCCGGTCGGTCGTTGTCGGCGAACACGACGGGGCGTTCGTGCGCGCCGGTGGCGACGACGACGTGTTCGGCCCGGATGCGCCAGACCCGTTGCCGCGACAGGTTCCGGGGGGCGGACGCGCCGAGGTGGTCGGTGCGGCGCTCGACGGCGAGGACGAAACCGTCGTCGTAGACGCCGAACGCCGTCGTCCGCTGCAGGTGGGTGACGTCGGCGAACCCCGCGAGTTCGGCGACGACCGCCGCGACCCACTCCGCCGCCGGGGCACCGTCGAGGACGTCGGTACCGCCGAGCAACGCGCCACCCGCCTCGGACTGCTCGTCGACGATCGCGACGCGGGCGCCGGTGCGGGCCGCGGTCAGGGCGGCGACGAGACCGGCCGGCCCCGCCCCGACGACGAGGACGTCGACGTGCAGGTGCGAACGGTCGTAGTGGGCGGAGTCGGGGACCTCGGCGAGCTTGCCCTGGCCGGGGATGCCCCGGGCCACCAGCCCGTCGAAGAGTTCCAGGGTGCTGGCCAGCAGCATCGGCTCGGGGAAGGGTTCCTCGACCTGGACGAGGCTGCCCGGGTCCTCGGCCCAGGCCGCGCCGATCCCCCGGGGGCGGCCGAGGCGGATGCTCGTGCCGGTCTGGTGGATGCCGTGCGCGAGCAGCGCCGAGGCCAGGGTGTCGCCGGGGTGCCCCGTCAGGGTCTGGCCGGCGAAGGTGAACTCGAGCGTCCGGTCACGGTCGACGCGGCCCCCGGTCGGGATGCGGAACGGTTGGGTGATGGTGGTGTTCACGAGGCCCTCTCCCCGACGCGGTAGACCGTCGTGAACTGGTAGGTGGTGGTGTCCCGGACGGCGTTGAACCAGCGCCGGCACCCCGCGCTGTGCGACCACCGTTCCGCGAACGACCCCTTCGTGTTGTCGCGGAAGAACAGGTACTCCGCCCACGCCTCGTCGCTCGTCTCGGCGGGGACCTCGGGGTAGGCGACGTGCGCCTGGCCCCCGTAGTGGAACTCCACCTCTTCGCGCGGCCCGCACCACGGGCACTCGATGAGTTGCACGACGACCTCCCTCAGTGCGCCACGGCGGCAGCGCCGTGCTCGTCGACCAGGCGACCGGACACGAAGCGGTCCAGCGAGAACGCCGCGTTCAACGGGTGCGGCTCGTCGTGCGCGACCGTGTGCGCGAACACCGAACCCACCCCCGGCGTCGCCTTGAAACCACCCGTCCCCCAGCCGCAGTTCAGGTAGACGTTCTCGAACGGGGTCTTGCCCACGATGGGCGACGCGTCGGGGGTCACGTCCACGATCCCGCCCCACGTCCGCAGCAGGTGGGCGCGGGCGAAGACCGGGAACAACTCCACGGCCGCCGCCATCTGGCGCTCGATGATGTGGAACGCGCCCCGCTGCCCGTAGCCGTTGTAGGAGTCCACCCCGGCTCCCATCACCAGTTCGCCCTTGTGGGCCTGGGAGACGTACACGTGCACGGCGTTGGACATGACGATCGTCGGGTGCACCGGCTCCAGCAGTTCCGACACCAGCGCCTGCAACGGGTGCGACTGGATCGGCACCCGGAAACCCAGCAGGTCCGTCAGCACCGACGTGTTCCCCGCCGCCGTCAGCGCGACCTTGCCGCACGCGATGTCGCCGCGCGTGGTGCGCACGCCCGTGACCCGGTCGCCGTCGGTGCGGAAACCCGTCACCTCGCAGTTCTGGATGATGTCGATCCCGGCCTCGTCCGCCCGTCGCGCCAGACCCCACGCCACGTAGTCGTGCTTCGCGATCCCCGCCCGCGGCTGGTAGGTCGCCCCGAGCACCGGGTAGCGGATGTCCTGGGAGGTGTTCACGATCGGGCAGACCTTGCGGACCTCGTCCGCGTCCAGCCACTCCGCGTCCACGCCCTGGAGCTTGTTCGCCTCGACCCGGCGCACCGAGTCCCGCACGTCCTGCAGCGTGTGTGCCAGGTTCAGCACCCCGCGCTGGCTGAAGAGGATGGGGTAGCCGAGGTCCTCCTCGAGGCCCTCCCACAGCTTGAGCGAGTGCTCGTAGATCCCCGCCGACTCGTCCCACAGGTAGTTCGAGCGGATCAGCGTGGTGTTGCGGGCCATGTTCCCGCCCGCCAGCCAGCCCTTCTCGAGCACCGCGACGTTGGTGATCCCGTGGTTCTTGGCCAGGTAGTGCGCCGTCGCCAGCCCGTGCCCACCACCGCCGACGATCACCACGTCGTAGGACGTCTTCGGCTCGGGGTTGCGCCACAGGAAGTCCGGGTGCTCCGGCAGGTCCGCCCCCGGGGTGCGCGGGGGGTGGGGAACGGCGTCACCCGGGTCGCGCGAGAAGGCGTCCACTGTGGTCATCGGCTCGTCTCCGTCGGGGTCTCGACGACTGGTATATCAGTCGTCGACGAGCCTAGGGGTGAGCCGTGAGCGACGTCAAGGGACGAGTGCAGCCCTCACGGACGCCCACCGAGGGCGTGCGACGCCCTGGCGGCCGCCTCCACGACGGCGGGGACGACCTCGAGCAGCCGTTCCGTGGTGAGGCGGTAGGCCGGACCGGAGACGCTGATGGCCGCGACGACCGTCCCGTCGGGGCCGTGCACCGGCGCGGCCACGGCGTGGAGCCCGACCTCGAGCTCCTCCAGCGTCGTCGCGTACCCGTCGACGGCGATCTTGTCGAGGACCTCCTCGAGGTCACGGCGACGGACGAGGGTGGCGTCGGTGAAGCGGCGCAACCGGCCGGACAGACCGGCCGAGCGGACCGGCGGGCAGAACGCCATCAGGACCTTCCCGCTCGACGTCGCGTGCAACGGCGTGCGTTCCCCCACCCAGTTGTGGGTCACCACGGAGGACGCGCCCCGGACCTGGTCGACGTTGATCGCCGCGTCCCCGTCGGCGACGGCGACGTTCACGGTCTCCCCGGTGGCGGCGGCCAGTTCCTCACACGCCGGACGGGCCCGGCGCGTGACGTCCAGCTGGTCGGCGACGGCACCGGCGAGGCGGACGACGGCCATCCCGAGCCGGTACTTGCCGCGGTCCCCGACCTGCTCGACCAGCCCGCGGCCCTCCAGCGCGGTCACCAGCCGGAACGCCGTCGACTTGTGGACGTCGAGGCGCTGGGAGATCTCGGTGACCCCGGACTCCCCGAGCTCGGCGAGGACCTCGAGGATCGTGACGGCCCGGTCGACGGACTGCACCGGCGAGGTGCGCGGTGCGTCGCCACCGGAGATGTCCTTCACGTGGTCCTCACGCCGACATGGTCTCAAACGGGTCGCCGGGCCACCGCCCGAGCGGACCGCGCTGCCGGCGGACTGACGTACCAGTCCACGGGCAGCCGCCTAGGATGCTGCCGTGAGTGCGGAGACCTCGCTGGAGCCGGCCCCGTCGCTGGCCGACCAGGCCTACGAGCGGTTGCGCGACCGTCTGCTCGTCCTCGACATCAGACCCGGTGAGCCACTCCACGACGACGCCCTCGCCAAGGAGTTCGGCGTCGGACGGACACCGGTGCGCGAGGCGTTCAAACGCCTCGAGGCCGACCGCCTCGTCGTCGCCTACCCCCGCCGGGGCACGTTCGCGACCACCGTGGACATGACGGACCTGGGCCAGATCTCCGAGATCCGCCGCGCCCTGGAACCCCTGGCCGCCGCCGGTGCGGCCCGGCGGGCGGGTGCGGCCGCGCGCTCGGAGCTGCGCGAACTCGCCCGCACCGTCGCCGGCCTGCACGCCGAGGTCGACGGCGGGACGCTGACCCAGCGCGAGCTCATGCGTCACGACGTCGAGGTCCACCGCAGCATCTACCGGCACTGCGGGAACGCCTACCTCGCGGACGTCCTCGTCCGCCACGACAACCTCGCGACGCGGATCTGGTGCCTCGTCCTGGACCGGCTCCCGACCTTCGCCGGACACGTCGGTGAGCACGTGGCCCTGCTGGAGGCGATCGTCGCGGGCGACGCCGACGAGGCGGCGCGACTGGCCCACGAGC
This region includes:
- a CDS encoding sarcosine oxidase subunit beta family protein produces the protein MTTVDAFSRDPGDAVPHPPRTPGADLPEHPDFLWRNPEPKTSYDVVIVGGGGHGLATAHYLAKNHGITNVAVLEKGWLAGGNMARNTTLIRSNYLWDESAGIYEHSLKLWEGLEEDLGYPILFSQRGVLNLAHTLQDVRDSVRRVEANKLQGVDAEWLDADEVRKVCPIVNTSQDIRYPVLGATYQPRAGIAKHDYVAWGLARRADEAGIDIIQNCEVTGFRTDGDRVTGVRTTRGDIACGKVALTAAGNTSVLTDLLGFRVPIQSHPLQALVSELLEPVHPTIVMSNAVHVYVSQAHKGELVMGAGVDSYNGYGQRGAFHIIERQMAAAVELFPVFARAHLLRTWGGIVDVTPDASPIVGKTPFENVYLNCGWGTGGFKATPGVGSVFAHTVAHDEPHPLNAAFSLDRFVSGRLVDEHGAAAVAH
- a CDS encoding sarcosine oxidase subunit delta, yielding MQLIECPWCGPREEVEFHYGGQAHVAYPEVPAETSDEAWAEYLFFRDNTKGSFAERWSHSAGCRRWFNAVRDTTTYQFTTVYRVGERAS
- a CDS encoding sarcosine oxidase subunit gamma, encoding MTVETLPRSHALSARADLTERTGGLVTVEEFQTGVSLRVPPGPGAAVVAGILGADLPVKNNTWTCTERGRAVWLGPDEWLVTEPAVSARGGLDLETTLRTAVTPFGGTAVDVSAQRVGLRLAGPHARAVLAKGCSIDVHPRSFAPNACAQTTLGQAGVVLLSLGSTGDAFTLLVRSSFAGYLADWLVDATLEFRS
- a CDS encoding IclR family transcriptional regulator is translated as MQSVDRAVTILEVLAELGESGVTEISQRLDVHKSTAFRLVTALEGRGLVEQVGDRGKYRLGMAVVRLAGAVADQLDVTRRARPACEELAAATGETVNVAVADGDAAINVDQVRGASSVVTHNWVGERTPLHATSSGKVLMAFCPPVRSAGLSGRLRRFTDATLVRRRDLEEVLDKIAVDGYATTLEELEVGLHAVAAPVHGPDGTVVAAISVSGPAYRLTTERLLEVVPAVVEAAARASHALGGRP
- a CDS encoding GntR family transcriptional regulator, whose product is MSAETSLEPAPSLADQAYERLRDRLLVLDIRPGEPLHDDALAKEFGVGRTPVREAFKRLEADRLVVAYPRRGTFATTVDMTDLGQISEIRRALEPLAAAGAARRAGAAARSELRELARTVAGLHAEVDGGTLTQRELMRHDVEVHRSIYRHCGNAYLADVLVRHDNLATRIWCLVLDRLPTFAGHVGEHVALLEAIVAGDADEAARLAHEHVTGFEETVRGVL
- a CDS encoding glycine cleavage T C-terminal barrel domain-containing protein, encoding MTQPFRIPTGGRVDRDRTLEFTFAGQTLTGHPGDTLASALLAHGIHQTGTSIRLGRPRGIGAAWAEDPGSLVQVEEPFPEPMLLASTLELFDGLVARGIPGQGKLAEVPDSAHYDRSHLHVDVLVVGAGPAGLVAALTAARTGARVAIVDEQSEAGGALLGGTDVLDGAPAAEWVAAVVAELAGFADVTHLQRTTAFGVYDDGFVLAVERRTDHLGASAPRNLSRQRVWRIRAEHVVVATGAHERPVVFADNDRPGTMLAGSARTYLHRYGVLAGSRGVVFTTNDSAYAAAFDLAAAGVPATVVDVRATVSEHLLRTAAALGVEVLPDSVVHGTTGVQRVTGASVSGAAGERELACDLLLVSGGWNPAVHLFSQARGRLHFDPVLGAFLPADEVRGMTVAGAANGTLDLAGTLARGRDAAVTVLTNLGLDLASPPALPEVAPEPLPADPALLWRVEGPPERQFVDVQRDATVADVHRAVGAGMRSPEHVKRYTTIGTAHDQGKTSGILTSGILSELLGAGPDAVGTTTFRPPYTPVGFATLAGRERGRLFDPERTGAVHAWHVAAGAVFEDVGQWKRPRYYPRPGEDVETAVLRECAAVRTSVGILDGSTLGKIDVSGADAGEFLDLLYTNLMSSLKVGRARYGVMCGPDGMVLDDGTVLRLADDRFLVYTTTGGAAKVLDWMEEWLQTEWPHLRVHLTSVTEQFSTFPVVGPRSRDVIAAVFGIDASAEAFGFMTWIDVEFEGVPVRLSRISFSGELAWEVNVAGWYAAPVWERLVAAGREFGITPYGTETMHVLRAEKGYPIIGQDTDGTVTPHDLGLGWAVSKKKVDFLGKRSFSRAENLDPLRKQLVGLLPEDAETVLPEGSQIVELVPGGVLGELPAPPVPMLGHVTSSYRSAFLGRPFALALVKGGHARTGERLSVPVNGSLVTVEVTSAVLVDPEGARRDG